The sequence GTAGAAACGGATTTCAATCATAATGGGATCACTTTGATTGATTTTGAAGATGAACCAGTTATAAAACGTGTCATTAACAACGAATTCACCTTCAATGGTATATATTCATTAATTGGTCAAAATGCGAAGTACATTAAAAATGGTGGGATTATTAAGGCTTATTGCCCAGACCGTAGTTGGCAATTATTTAGAATATTGTTAGCAGAAAAAACACTGACAACCATAGAAATTTTTGCCTTTCATATCTGTTACGATGCAAAACGAAATTTTATTGAATCTTTTTTTGAAAGTAACGGAAGTGGTGCTAAAATCATGAGTGGTTTGGAGCAATCATTAGCGTTTGAACAACGTTTTAACTACTCTTCTGATATTATTACCAATCATCAGTTTACCGCTAAGGAAGGCAATCCTATTGACATTCTGATAGGTTCTAACAATGGAGGACAGAACTTAACTGGCGTAACTGGTGGCGAACTGGATATGGATAATTTCAATTTATCTTTAAAAAAACAACTTGGATCAGATCGTGGGTTTAGAGTTGATTTTGGAATCAATTTAGATTCAATTAAAGAAACTACAGACCACCAAAGTATCGTCAATAGTTTGTATCTTATTGGCGCAGTTCCAGAAGGTTCCGATTACGAAGGTGAACAAGACCCGATTGTATATAAGTATTTAGAAGTTGAAGGGACAACAAATAAAAATCGAATCATTGGAACGAGAACAAACTCAGATTGTAAGAACCTTGATGAACTGAAGAAGTGGGGACAAGATTTATTTGATAAAAGTAAAATTCACTTACCACGTATCACTCATGAGATTTCTATTATTGATTTAGCTAAAACAGAAGAATATAAAGAATTTAGTAATTTAGTAGAATTACAAATCGGTGATACAATTCATGTCTCAATTGATGGCTTTGATGATATTGAGGAACGAATGATTGAATATAATTTCTTTCCACGTTTGGCTCAATATAAGGACATGGTACTTGGCAATGATTTGGAAATGTACTCTAATACTGTCAATTCGCAAGTTAATGACGTTCTTAAAAATTTAAAAGAGACGTCCAATATTTTAACAGACAAAATTATCAATGCCACCAATCAAATCACTGGATCAGTTGGCGGATATGTAAGATTTAGACCGAAAAATAAACCTTCTGAAATCCTTATCATGGATACTGAAAATGTTAATACTGCAAAAAATGTATGGCGTTGGAATCTAGGTGGATTAGGTCATTCTAAAAACGGTGTAAATGGTCCATATGAAGTTGCTATGACTGCAGACGGTCAAATTGTGGCTACAGTTGTCACTGCTGGAAGGTTTAACGCTGAAATGTTACGTGTTGGATTTAATGGTATTGGTGATACTTTAGAACTAGTAAACAATGCATTAGTAATAAAAAATGCTGGCACTCGAATTATGGAATTAACAAAGCAAGGGATGCAGTTTTGGAAAGGAAATACCTCACTTGGTCGAATGGGTACAAGTGGCTATCAATTTGATTGGGTTGCTGGTAGTGAAGCTTATACGGATAAATCAATCTTTATTAATCTTGAAGCTGCAGGAGAGATTATTCAAATTTCCCCAGCTCCTAATTTCGGGATGCAGTTTAGTAAGAATGGAAATATTGATTCAAAAGGCGACTGGTCACATGCTGGAAATATAGGAATTCAAGGTAATCTAATTGTTAACGGTAAACCAGTCATTCCTGGTACTGGTGGTGAAGTTCCTCCTGGGCTAACTACTGAACAGGAAAAGAATGCATGGTCAATTTGGACGTTCTTTAAACAACGTGGATGGACTGAACAATCAATTGCTGGGATGTTGGGTAACATGGAGACTGAAAGTGGTATCAGACCAGATATTGATGAAATAGGTGGAGGTACTGGTTATGGTCTTGTACAGTGGACCCCTAAATCTAAATTAGTCAATTGGGCGAATGCTAATGGCTTAGATTACAGAACACTTGATACTCAATGTAAGAGAATTCAATGGGAAGTTGAAAACAATCAACAATGGATTGCAATTTCACCGTATTACTATTCATTTAGAGAATTCACTCAAAAAACATCTATTAGTGAATGTGCATTGGCATTTATTAAGTGCTACGAGCGACCAGGAGACCCAAATCAACCGATTCGTGTAACACAAGCTCAACGTTGGTACGATAAGTTAAGAAGTAAATCACGATCAAAGAGATCAGCAAGAATTGGTTATGGATTGCCACTAGTTGATGGATTTTATATATCACAACATTACTCATTAGACCATGAAGCAATTGATTTAACCGATGAGTTAGGTGTTCCAGTGTTTTCGGTACAAGATGGCTATGTTCTTAAATCCGATTTTAAAGATGATTTAGGGGAGTATGTCGTTATTGCACATGAAGATGGTAACCAAACAACATACGCTCATTTAAACAAAAGATTTGTCAATAAAGGGGATAAAGTTGCTAGAGGTCAACAAATTGGAGAACTTGGAAATACTGGTAATTCTGATGGAGCGCATTTACATTTTTCTCTGAAAAATAAGGATGGTTTTAACCAGGACCCATCTGGATATCTCAATTTAAATGAATAAAGGAGGTAAAACATGACAACATATAAACTCAATTTAAGCACAACTGAACCGAATAATGACGTTGGGTTAATCAAAATACGCCAAGATGATACGATGACCCAACAGTTATCCGTAACGGTATACGAACATGACAAATTAGTTGATTTGACAGGCTATGATATTTATTTAAATAGTAAAATGCCGAACCAGTCAACTGTTAGGGATAAAGTGACTGATTTAATCAATCCTAAAAATGGTCATTTTTCTTATACTTTGATTGATAGCTTTTGGCAATGTCTAGGTGACATTTCACTATGGTTTAGCTTTGAAATTAATGGTACTCGTGATAGTACAGCAAACTTTGAGTATCGTGTGATTCAAGGTCATTGTAAAGAAGTAAATCAAGGAAATTATATTTGGGAGTTTGAAGAACTTAAACGTAAACTCGAAGAAATGGGACTAAATTTAGCCAATGACTACAAAGATTTCAAAGAACGACTAGACGTACTTCTAGAAATGTTCAAAGCCATGAACACATACAGCAAAGAAGAAATAGACCGTATGCTTATTAAACTGATAGCTGGCGAAAAAATAAGCGCTACGTTTACGATGGATTATAAAGATAAAGTAGTTGGGTCATTAGTTGAAAATCCTAATATAGCGTATCGTACGCCATATAGCGGTGTTGGATTAATAGATTTAATTGATCCAAATACATTAAAAGGTACGTTAGAATTAGACGCAGGACTGTATAAGAATATCAGTTATAAAGATGATGTCATTACAACAATTACAATAAATTCAGGTAATTACAGTAGTCAAATGTTATTTAAATATAACGTCTTAGAAGATTTTAAACGTAAACTTTCTAACTTTGATATTGATGTTAATAAGTTTAATGGGTATATACGTGCGATATCAATATCAACGCATACAAGAGGGAGAAACAGCGCAGGAAATAAAGCAAGTTTTAAGGTATTCGTAAACAGTGGTTGGACTGGGTCTGAAACAAACGTAACCGATAAAACAAAAGAACTTAAATATAATCAATTAAACGCAAGTATTGCTCAAAAATATATTCAAAATGACGGCTATGCATATGCGCTTGTTTATGCTGAACCTTCAGACGGAAAAACAGCTAGTGCGATTTATATTGACTATGCAAGTTTAGAATACACAGTCGAATTATCGCTAAGAGATATTTTTGCAACTAAAGAAGAATTGGATATCTTTAAAAAAGCTGTAGAAACACAAATGGAAGTAACCAAAAATGAAATTAAGAAAGATATTGATGACTTTAAAAAATACACTAATACTGAATTAGCAAAAAAACAAGATAAAATTACAGATAGCGGTTTGATAAAAGCCACATTAACAGGTGGAGCAATTAACAACAACGATGATCCAGTATACTATCGAAAAGTGAACAATCTAGTTATTATAAGTGGATATTTAAGAGTTCCAGAAGGTGGAGGGGCTGTAATTTGGACGCCACCACCAGGATATGCACCGAAATATCAATCGCTAGTTAGGGTAACTTTCTCAAATTCAGACACAACTCGGACTGCCATTGTACGTTTTTGGGGTGGGAAAATGTTATCAGTATATAATAATTCATCTGGTGATTATTGCTACATTGAAGCTATATATTACGTGGATTAGGAGGTCAAAATATGAAGGAAATCTATAAAGTTGAAAAAATAGGATTTTCAGAAACACAGCTAGTTGAAGATGATGTTTCATGTGAGAGACCGTGGACTGATATTCAACCGCCACAACCTTGTTGGAAACCCAAGTTCAGTTTCAGAACAAATCAATGGACGGAAACAGCAACAGAAGCAGAGATGAATCCGCCTTTTGAAAATGAACAAACAGAAAAAGACAGAGTGGAAAGTTTAGAAAATACGGTTTTAGAATTAGCAGATTTAATTCTTTCTGGTGGTGAGACAAATGTTGAATAATTTGATTGAACTCTATGCGGATCATGTGATTAGTGGAAAGCGTACGATTGAACAAGTACCATTGCCAATTAGAGAGAAAGTAAAGAAAATAGTTGAAGAAAACAAAGAAGCTGCTAAACAGTAGCTTCTTTTAATTTTATGAAAAGAGGGTCATCAAATGCAATTTATCAATCACTTACTAGAATTTATTTTTAAAGGAGGAAGTCCCGTTATGTCATTGTATTTAACAGCTTTACTATTAGATTTAGTCACTGGTTATATCAAAGCTCTAAAAGACCACAACTGGCGTTCAGCATTAAATATCGAAGGATTACTAATTAAGTTCGTAACCTTCTTTACAATTATTGCTGCTGGAATCATTGATGATCTAGCACCACTAATGAGTATTAGCATTCCAATTAATATCGCTTTTTGGTGGACGATTATTTTAACCATCTATGAGTTGGGAAGCATTTTAGAAAATATGGGTGAAATGGGTGTAAACATTGGATTCTTAAAAAAATATCTAGGAATCTTGCAAGATACTATTGAAAACAAGGAGGATGAAAAATAATGAGTAATGCAACTAATTTTTTAAATCAAATCAAACCAGGGTGTTTATCTTTATGGAAATTGTACGGTATTTTGCCAAGTGTTGCAGCAGCGCAAGCAGCGCTTGAAAGTGGATGGGGAAGTAGTTCACTAGCATCGAAATACAATAATCTATTCGGTATTAAAGGCGCCGGCGTTTCATTGCCAACCACAGAATATTACGATGGCAAAACGCCTATCGGCATTGTAGATAGCTTCCGAGTGTATCCGAACTGGAATACATCTATTTTAGACTACGGCGGTTTTTTGACTAACTATGGAAACAAACCTAATCGTTATGATGGAGCTTTGGGACTAAAAGACCCTAACGCACAAATTACAGCTATCTGGCGTGCTGGCTATGCCACAGACCCAAACTATGTAGGCAAAATCATGTCAACAATCAACGCAAACAGTTTGACTGCTTGGGATACAGAAGTATTAGGTGGAAGTCCAGCACCAGCACCACAGCCCACACCTCAACCATCAAATGGAACTTATACCGTCCAATCAGGCGATGCATTAAGTTTAATTGCTCAAAAGTTTGGAATGGCCACAAGTCAACTTGCTAGTATGAACAATATCAGTAATCCAAACTTGATTTATCCAGGACAAGTTTTGCAAGTATCTGGTAGTGGTAACTCAACAGGTGGATCATATACAGTTAAATCTGGTGATGTTTTAAGTATCATCGCTCAAAACTTAGGTGTCAGCACCCAACATCTTGTTAATTCAAATGGGATTAGCAATCCAAACTTAATCTATCCAGGTCAAGTTCTTAAATATTAAAAATAAGCCTTACTCTTAATCGAGTAGGGCTTATTTTTTTTGATTATGTATTTAATATACCGCCACATTATTTTGTATTTCCCTCACAAATATCCCCACAAACTAATACTTTTTAATACTTTTCTACACTTTATAAATAAAAAGCAAAAAGCCATCAAACCCTTTTATAATAAGGATTTGACGACTTTTGACATCACTCTACATGAGCTAATTCAATTAACGGTTGTAGAATTNNNNNNNNNNNNNNNNNNNNNNNNNNNNNNNNNNNNNNNNNNNNNNNNNNNNNNNNNNNNNNNNNNNNNNNNNNNNNNNNNNNNNNNNNNNNNNNNNNNNAAAAAATAGAAGATATAAAAAACGAAAGCTAAGTTGTTAATCCAACCTAGCTTTCGTTTTTATACCGCAACTTTTCGTAAAGATGTTCCATTGACCCCCTAAAGTAAACTTACATTCAGGATAATTTGAACAACCATAAAACGATTTTTTTAATACAATATTGTTGCCACACTTAGGACATTTTCCTACAATACTTTTTTCTGCTTCTTTTTCTTTCTGTTCCTGGTAATCAGAAAAATTTAGTTTTTCTATATCGTTAGGTACAGCTTCCAGTAAATGAACAATGAATTTTTTGATATTCGTAATAAAGTTCTCTTGATTGCCTTCTCTTTTACCGATTTTTTTTAAATACGTTTCCCATTTAGCCGTCATTTCAGCACTCGTTAAAAGGTGCTGACTTTCAACTGCCTGGCACAATAATTTTCCTTTTTCAGTTACAACAAGCTTATTCTTAATCACTTGGATATATTCTTTTTGTTTCAAGGCTTCAATAATGCTTGCTCTTGTCGCTTCTGTTCCAATCCCCTCAACTTCTTGTAAAATCTTGATTGCTTCTTCATCATCAACCGTTTTATTAGCGGTTTTCATAGCAGTTAATAATGTACCCTCTGTAAAAGCTTTTGGCGGTTGCGTTTCTTTTTCAACACTCTTAACACCAACTTCGGCACGTTCGCCAATGATAACGAGTGGTAACGTTTGAACGTCCTCTTTTTCTTCTTTGGTTTGTTGTTTGAAAAGAATTTTCCAACCTTCTTGTTTTGGTGTCTTGCCTATTGATTGAAACAGCAAATCAGCTACTTTCGTTTGTATCTTGGTTTCTTCATACAAGTAATCAGGTAAAAACATGGCAACGGTCGTTTTAACGACTAAAGCATAAATTTTTCGTTGTAAATCGTCCATTTTCGCTAATGCAGATTCGGTAGGTACTTGTTTTGTTGGGATAATGGCGTGGTGTTCCTGTACCTTACTACCGTCCACATAACGCTTTCTAGGCTCTGTTTGAACCATTTCAAGATCAAGTCCTAAAAAACCGCTATATTTGCCAAAATTCGCTTTTAAATAAGCAAATTCGTTCTCTGTAATAAATGGTGTATCTGTTCTTGGATAACTCAATAATTTTGCTTCATACAGTCCTTGCATAGCTTTTAAAGTTTGGCTCGCTGTCGCTTTATAAAGCTGATTGACTTTTGATTGCAAACTACTTAAAGAAAACAAACTTGGACTATTCGTTTTCTTCTCTTTGGTTTGAACATCAGCAATTATCCCCTCTTGATTGCCTATTTTAGCTTGTTTAGAAGAAACAAAAGCTAAAAGCTCCTCTTGGGTTTTAAAACGCTGTGTGGGGCTTAGAACGCCCTTAAATGACCCTTGGTTTACTTTTATACTAGCTTCCACCTCGAAAAAAGGTTCTTTTTTAAAATTCTCTATGGCTTCCTGGCGCTGAAAAATAAGGTATAAGGTGGGCGTTTGAACACGTCCTAGTGAAAATGTACCTTGTACGCCCTTCTGTTGTAAATTTAACGTATACAAAGGGCTTGCGTTCATGCCGATCAACCAATCGGCAATTTGGCGTGTTTGCGCTTCTTGATAAAAGGGATAGTAATTCATTCCAGGTTGCAAATTTTGAAAACCGCTTCGGATCACATCTTTTTCTAAGCTATTGATCCATAGTCTTTTAAATGTTTTATCTTTTGAAAAGGCATTTGCTTTATGGATAATCGACCAGGCGATATTTTCACCTTCTCTGTCGCTATCTGTTGCAACAATAATTGTATTTGCCTTTTTGAGAAGTTCTGCAACAATTTTAAACTGCTTTCCCTTATCTTTTGCAACTTCAAAATCGTATCGATCAGGAAAAATCGGCAAAGATTCAAGTTTCCAATTTTGCCACTTTTCGTCATAATGACCTGGTTCTGCTAATTCGACTAAATGCCCAAAACCAAAGGTGATAAACGTTTCATCTGTAAATAGTGGGTCTTTGATCTCAAAATAACCGTCTTTTTTGGTGCTTTGTTTTAAAGCACTTGCGTAGGCTAATGCCTGGCTTGGTTTTTCAGCTAAAATAACCGTACTCATTAACTATCCCTCTTTTCTTTGTTTTTTCTTTGATCTACTGTCACGTTATATCTTGTACGATACCTTCTAAACGTTCGGCGATTGATTCCAGTTTGTTCTTCCACTTCTTTATCGGAACAACCGTTCAAAAATAAATCAAAAGCATGTTTTAAACGTGGGTCATTTTTTTTAAATTTATGCTGACGACCTTTGAATTTTCCTTTTGACTTAGCTATTTCAATCCCTTGGGCTTGTCGTTCTTTAATACGTTTACGTTCAGATTCAGCCTGATACTTATATAATTCAATCACTAAATTATTAATCAAACGCCTTAAATTTTCATCTTCAATCCCATTCATTGAGGGTAAATTTAAGACTTCCAGGGTTGCCCCCTTAATTTGAATTTGATTCATCAATTCTGTTAATTCTTTATTATTTCGTCCTAATCGATCTAATTCAGTAACAATAACAATATCCCCTTCACGAATATAGTTAAGCATAGCTTGTAATTGTGGGCGTTCGACCGATTGACCGCTTAATTTGTCTGAAAAGACCTTAGAAACGCCCTGTAACGCTTGTAATTGCCGATCTAAGTTCTGTTCTTTGCTACTGACACGTGCATAACCAATTTTAGCCATTTTCAACCAACCTCTAAAATTCTCTCGGTTGCAATAACCAATCAGCTATATCTACTTTTTCAATTTCAAATTGCTTATCAGAAATTGTCTTTTCGTAAGCGATAAAATCTTGCGCATATTGTTGCTCATTAAAAATAGCCACCACTTCGTCATTTTCTGAAACTCGATAAATAAATTTTTTCATTTTACTCCTCCTATTATGCTCAACTTAAATGACCTATTCTCCAAGTCAATTATACTGCTAAAATCATATTAGGACAAATAAGTATACTCTATTGACCTATAAAAGATAGCAACTAAAAAAATCAAGTGTTCGCTACGCTCTCACTGCCCCTCGACGTTTTAGTAGCCTTTCCCTCACTTCGTTCAGTCCAAGCCAACTAAAAGTTTTCGGGCTACTCTCTCCTTCTCCCCCTAATAATTAATTAAAATCTTACTCTGTATATTTCTGCTAATCATTCACTAAACAGCACAGAAAAACAAACACGTATCATAGATATAAATGTAATGGCATAGTGCGGGTTTTATTTTTAGCCCGTATCAAGGCTAAATAAATCAATTTGTTCTGCTGTTTTTGGTCGCTCTGACAGCTGTTTCATCATACTTTGAATAAATGTACCTTCTAAACCAAAAGCTTCTGTGAGGGCTTGTATATAACTTTCTTTTTCTTCTTTTTTTACTTGTATAATGGATAGTAACAGCGTTTTAATGCTGGCAAGCTGAATTCCACCATTTCTTCCTGATTTAATCTTAAAGAAGATTTCTTGATTCGCTTTTAATACCTTCAATAGCTTATCTAGCGTACGTTCAGGAATGCCTAGCGCTTCTCTAATCTCTTTTTTGGTCGTCACTAAATAAGGCTTGTATACATCGCTTTTTTCGCTAATATAAGCCATTAAATCTTCTTTCCATTCTGACAAATGAACACGTTGACGTTCGCTTCTTTTTTTCTTGAATTTAAACCACCCTTGACGGACAAATAAATCTTTACTGGTTAAATCACTTGCTACCCATTCTTTGCAAAGCAAAGTGATATACTCTCGACTAGCAGCTTGATAGTTTTCCGAATAGGCACTCTTAACAAGTTTGATTACTTCTTTTTCTTCCAATGGTTGTTCCAAACGATTGTTAAACTCAAAAAGATTGTACTCGCACGTCTCAATGGAATAACCTGAACTGAAGTACGCTAAAGAAAGAGTAAACATCACGTTGTTCCGTCCTACTAAGCCCTTTTTCCCTTCAAACTTCGTTTCATGTAGTAAGAGTGTGAACCAAGGTTCATCTACTTGTCTTTTCCCTTCAGATCCGCTTAAAACAGTCAAGTTAGGACGAGAAACCCCGTTATTATCCGCTTGCTTGAAAGACCACTCTTGCCACGCTTTGAAAGAATAGCGGTAGCTTGGTTC comes from Carnobacterium divergens and encodes:
- a CDS encoding DNA topoisomerase 3, coding for MSTVILAEKPSQALAYASALKQSTKKDGYFEIKDPLFTDETFITFGFGHLVELAEPGHYDEKWQNWKLESLPIFPDRYDFEVAKDKGKQFKIVAELLKKANTIIVATDSDREGENIAWSIIHKANAFSKDKTFKRLWINSLEKDVIRSGFQNLQPGMNYYPFYQEAQTRQIADWLIGMNASPLYTLNLQQKGVQGTFSLGRVQTPTLYLIFQRQEAIENFKKEPFFEVEASIKVNQGSFKGVLSPTQRFKTQEELLAFVSSKQAKIGNQEGIIADVQTKEKKTNSPSLFSLSSLQSKVNQLYKATASQTLKAMQGLYEAKLLSYPRTDTPFITENEFAYLKANFGKYSGFLGLDLEMVQTEPRKRYVDGSKVQEHHAIIPTKQVPTESALAKMDDLQRKIYALVVKTTVAMFLPDYLYEETKIQTKVADLLFQSIGKTPKQEGWKILFKQQTKEEKEDVQTLPLVIIGERAEVGVKSVEKETQPPKAFTEGTLLTAMKTANKTVDDEEAIKILQEVEGIGTEATRASIIEALKQKEYIQVIKNKLVVTEKGKLLCQAVESQHLLTSAEMTAKWETYLKKIGKREGNQENFITNIKKFIVHLLEAVPNDIEKLNFSDYQEQKEKEAEKSIVGKCPKCGNNIVLKKSFYGCSNYPECKFTLGGQWNIFTKSCGIKTKARLD
- a CDS encoding recombinase family protein, giving the protein MAKIGYARVSSKEQNLDRQLQALQGVSKVFSDKLSGQSVERPQLQAMLNYIREGDIVIVTELDRLGRNNKELTELMNQIQIKGATLEVLNLPSMNGIEDENLRRLINNLVIELYKYQAESERKRIKERQAQGIEIAKSKGKFKGRQHKFKKNDPRLKHAFDLFLNGCSDKEVEEQTGINRRTFRRYRTRYNVTVDQRKNKEKRDS
- a CDS encoding phage tail tip lysozyme codes for the protein MNHIYLYEEVETDFNHNGITLIDFEDEPVIKRVINNEFTFNGIYSLIGQNAKYIKNGGIIKAYCPDRSWQLFRILLAEKTLTTIEIFAFHICYDAKRNFIESFFESNGSGAKIMSGLEQSLAFEQRFNYSSDIITNHQFTAKEGNPIDILIGSNNGGQNLTGVTGGELDMDNFNLSLKKQLGSDRGFRVDFGINLDSIKETTDHQSIVNSLYLIGAVPEGSDYEGEQDPIVYKYLEVEGTTNKNRIIGTRTNSDCKNLDELKKWGQDLFDKSKIHLPRITHEISIIDLAKTEEYKEFSNLVELQIGDTIHVSIDGFDDIEERMIEYNFFPRLAQYKDMVLGNDLEMYSNTVNSQVNDVLKNLKETSNILTDKIINATNQITGSVGGYVRFRPKNKPSEILIMDTENVNTAKNVWRWNLGGLGHSKNGVNGPYEVAMTADGQIVATVVTAGRFNAEMLRVGFNGIGDTLELVNNALVIKNAGTRIMELTKQGMQFWKGNTSLGRMGTSGYQFDWVAGSEAYTDKSIFINLEAAGEIIQISPAPNFGMQFSKNGNIDSKGDWSHAGNIGIQGNLIVNGKPVIPGTGGEVPPGLTTEQEKNAWSIWTFFKQRGWTEQSIAGMLGNMETESGIRPDIDEIGGGTGYGLVQWTPKSKLVNWANANGLDYRTLDTQCKRIQWEVENNQQWIAISPYYYSFREFTQKTSISECALAFIKCYERPGDPNQPIRVTQAQRWYDKLRSKSRSKRSARIGYGLPLVDGFYISQHYSLDHEAIDLTDELGVPVFSVQDGYVLKSDFKDDLGEYVVIAHEDGNQTTYAHLNKRFVNKGDKVARGQQIGELGNTGNSDGAHLHFSLKNKDGFNQDPSGYLNLNE
- a CDS encoding glucosaminidase domain-containing protein is translated as MSNATNFLNQIKPGCLSLWKLYGILPSVAAAQAALESGWGSSSLASKYNNLFGIKGAGVSLPTTEYYDGKTPIGIVDSFRVYPNWNTSILDYGGFLTNYGNKPNRYDGALGLKDPNAQITAIWRAGYATDPNYVGKIMSTINANSLTAWDTEVLGGSPAPAPQPTPQPSNGTYTVQSGDALSLIAQKFGMATSQLASMNNISNPNLIYPGQVLQVSGSGNSTGGSYTVKSGDVLSIIAQNLGVSTQHLVNSNGISNPNLIYPGQVLKY
- a CDS encoding BppU family phage baseplate upper protein, which encodes MTTYKLNLSTTEPNNDVGLIKIRQDDTMTQQLSVTVYEHDKLVDLTGYDIYLNSKMPNQSTVRDKVTDLINPKNGHFSYTLIDSFWQCLGDISLWFSFEINGTRDSTANFEYRVIQGHCKEVNQGNYIWEFEELKRKLEEMGLNLANDYKDFKERLDVLLEMFKAMNTYSKEEIDRMLIKLIAGEKISATFTMDYKDKVVGSLVENPNIAYRTPYSGVGLIDLIDPNTLKGTLELDAGLYKNISYKDDVITTITINSGNYSSQMLFKYNVLEDFKRKLSNFDIDVNKFNGYIRAISISTHTRGRNSAGNKASFKVFVNSGWTGSETNVTDKTKELKYNQLNASIAQKYIQNDGYAYALVYAEPSDGKTASAIYIDYASLEYTVELSLRDIFATKEELDIFKKAVETQMEVTKNEIKKDIDDFKKYTNTELAKKQDKITDSGLIKATLTGGAINNNDDPVYYRKVNNLVIISGYLRVPEGGGAVIWTPPPGYAPKYQSLVRVTFSNSDTTRTAIVRFWGGKMLSVYNNSSGDYCYIEAIYYVD
- a CDS encoding primase C-terminal domain-containing protein, with the protein product MKTAKQAPECILHAGIRQYKYKNSHFPFASSQETGKKGAIFAYRSKERMVHGRGVVLTSEEAIQENQDAFTHWTPNVYRYGTYADEKRSYTKGHSENNLRQINTFFIDFDIHTAKETIHSSDILTTAIDLGFMPTLILKSDKGYQAYFVLETPVYVTSKSGFRSVKAAKHISQNLREYFGQALPVDMTCNHFGIARMPRTDNVEFFEPSYRYSFKAWQEWSFKQADNNGVSRPNLTVLSGSEGKRQVDEPWFTLLLHETKFEGKKGLVGRNNVMFTLSLAYFSSGYSIETCEYNLFEFNNRLEQPLEEKEVIKLVKSAYSENYQAASREYITLLCKEWVASDLTSKDLFVRQGWFKFKKKRSERQRVHLSEWKEDLMAYISEKSDVYKPYLVTTKKEIREALGIPERTLDKLLKVLKANQEIFFKIKSGRNGGIQLASIKTLLLSIIQVKKEEKESYIQALTEAFGLEGTFIQSMMKQLSERPKTAEQIDLFSLDTG
- a CDS encoding phage holin family protein; translated protein: MQFINHLLEFIFKGGSPVMSLYLTALLLDLVTGYIKALKDHNWRSALNIEGLLIKFVTFFTIIAAGIIDDLAPLMSISIPINIAFWWTIILTIYELGSILENMGEMGVNIGFLKKYLGILQDTIENKEDEK
- a CDS encoding CD1375 family protein, yielding MLNNLIELYADHVISGKRTIEQVPLPIREKVKKIVEENKEAAKQ